CCCACATGTTAACCATTGCTGCCGTATGAGAGGGAACAACCATGCCATTGCTTAGTTGAACGTCAGTTGTAGAAAGTCTTGCCCAGGAGAGAAGTGGACCTGGTGGATGAACCCTTAAAGTCTCCTTCACAATTGCCTGTAAGTATGGCATCCGAGCAACGTCAGCATCAGTCACGGCTTTACCCATTGTGACATCATCAACTTCTTTTTGTAACTTCTTCAGCACCTTAGGGTGTAATATAAGCTCAGCCATAACCCACTCCGTTAAGAGTGCCGTAGTATCAGTTCCTCTAAAAATCATTTCCTGCATAACATTAAATGAATTTACACAATCTGCATAATTAGAACCACATAAAAAGTTTTTCACATTTAAGTACAACCATTTAACTAAATACAACTTGCTAGTCAAGACAATATTTAACGTTTCAAAATTACTCACCTATATTTAATGTGAATAATTACGGTTATGTAACTATATTATTTTTACGTACCCATAGAACGGCAACCATGTCATCTTCCTCTAGCTCTTCTGCTCCATCAAGAGATAAAAGAACGTCCACAAAATCTGCATTATCCGACACCGTTTTGGATTCAGCACTGCACCTGTGTTCCTCAATAATGGCTTTGACAAGCTTTCGTACACGTGGCACAAGAGCTTCACAACGTTGGACAATACCGGAAGGGTCATAGAAAAACCTCAGCCACGGAAGATAATCAGACCAATTAAAAGCACCCAATAATTCAAATCCTTCCTTCACCATATCTTGCAACTCCTTTAGCTCTTTGCCATTTTTATTATAGCGTTTTCCAAAAACACTTCCCATTATATTATTCAAAGCAGCCAACTGCAAATGTTTCCTCAAAGAAACTGTGCCATTTTCCAACTGCTCATTTACTATGTCACGTACCATAACGGAGCAGTCAAGTTGACGGCCCGTTTCATGCGCCGCAATTCGCTTCGGCGCAAAGAGATGCGAAGAAGCGATACGGCGTAAGAGACGCCAGTAAGTTCCGTTAGGAGCAAATCCAATGGCTCGGCTAAACATAAGGCTCTTAGCGGATTGTTTAATGGGACGGTCAGCGAAATGAGGAGAAGTTAGAATCTCTTTAGCTATTTGAGGATCGGAGGACACAACTACAGGGGTGGAACCAAGGCTAAAAGCCATAAGCTGTTTAGCTTTTTGAGTCCAAGCCGCGGAGGCTAAAGAGCGATGAGCCAAGCCGCGGCTTAGAGTGAAAAGGCTACCGATAATTGGAAACCCACGGGGTCCAGGAATTGGGATTTTTCCACTATGGTTACGACCATTTTTCCAAGCTACACCCCCGGGGGAACAAGCCCAGGTGATTAGAGTGATTGACAGAAAGGCTAAAACAATGGAAATGATAACATATTCGTCAAGAAAAGTTTTCGAACCAAGAAATGCTGGTAGGGTAAACACCCACCAGTTGGAATCCTTTGTCATCATAACCAAATCCATGAAACCAAAGGAAATGAAAGATTTTAGACAGAGATACTAAGAGAGAGGGGAAGAGACtcaagagaaagagagaaagataGAGGGAGAGGAGagatggaatttttgatgttttaaaatgaaaagtttacTGAGTTTAAATAGGCTGGGAATTGGAAGGAGGCAATCAATGAAAATTGAGTCAATTTCATTGACATACCATAAAATATTTAGTAGTCATATTAATAAAAGTTTTAGTAATCTTATTCATCAAAATCTTGTGATAAATCATAGGtagaaagcatttcttttgaACATCTTACCATAAAATATACTATATGGTAACCTTATTACATTATTATCTTGCTATAAAAGAAAATTCCAGGACTTTTGGTTTGGATTTTGTTTTCCAAGTCAAAAGATATTAATGGAACTTCCATATATAATAATGATAAGAGACTATAACTGTTATAGAAAACTACTGAAATACTAAAGATAAATTAgggaaaataattaatatattatcATGTTTAGCTAAATATCTAGGATTTTATCACATCACCTTTCTTAAAATTAGAATTATGCATACATAAATGATCTACAAgtatgcgcacggcaccttgcggcgctacttgcacgaggcctcgccgttccgttgccaaaagccatcagctgtcacgagcgatgtcgcctcccgatttTGCCCCCAACAACCGATGGCATTCGGCACGTACTGAGCTTAGCCCCATACGGACGGCACTTGCGGAGTTAGACCATAGACCATTTCGTGTAGAGCCAAAAGAAATTTCTCGCAGACTCAGCTTCTCCGACGTGgctttttttgtatattttggtGTCAATATTGAAAATAATAATACGTATGAACAAAATTCAAAGGGAAGGAAAGCCGTTCATGTACTCTACATATTTCTCATTGTTCGCACTCTTGacgttatttcttcatttttcttttgattttccaatttattGTGTTCACTCACTCAATGATTAAATAACGAAGAAAATGTTTTGAACATTAAATAAGAGTGTATGTCAATATTTTCGAAGTGGTACGAAGAAGCACAGGTGGTTTGGAGtctctacaaaaataaaaatatttcaagatgaataaagaaagacaattttttttaaaaagatttcaGATCAATTTAGAAAGTACTACTACTCTAATAAGGAAGCTAAATACGTTTTCTGtacccaaaaaagaaaagaagccaCGAACTTTTTTCTAGGGTAAAGAGCATCAATTGTGCACTTGTGCTTAAACTTTTACTAATTTAAAAATGTTTAACTCACTAGTCTTAGAATACACATTACATGTATATCTCATTTCAAGAATTACCAAATTTTTATTATCATTTTGCGTTTGAGATATACaataaaatttctttaaaaaGTGTACAACCTAGTTGTCGATCCTACTTAGTTAACTCAGTAAAAGAAAAAGTTATGCCCATAGAAGTCCTCAATCGTCCCTCTCAAAATattcaacttaaaattattttattacttCAATTTTACAATATATTATGCTTGTTTTTTAATGTTTTCAAGAACACATAATCCTAGATCTAGAGTTGATGGCTTAAAATTTTTAGTACTGGCCTCATTGTATTTTGTAAATTATAAGTTCAAAAATTTATATTACATGTCAAAATATTTGAATTCGGTTGAACGCATGCATAGAACAAAGGTCCTACCTAACTCTTTGCCATTTCTTGTTAACTTTCTAGGAGATGAATTATGGGCAGAGCTAACAATctgtttgtaacgacccgaccggtcgtattaagtattttagcctcgttcttctatttattgcctcttctatattgtattatggttatgtgacttgcagaGGCATTTGGTTTTAgtttcaggtgagttttggagtgaaatcagacacttagtccctaagttggaagtttaagctgaaagagttgaccgtagtttgactgttgtgtaaacgactccgaaatgaaGTTTTGGTTGTTCCAATAGCtctatggtaattttggacttaggagcgtgcccggATTTTGATTTAAAGATCCGTAGGTCGTTtcgacttgaattggcgaaagttaggaagttgaagatttggaaggttgagaagtttgaccgagagttgactttattgatatcagtgTCGGATTcagatttcggaagttggaataggtctgtcatgtcatttaggacttgtgtgcaaaatttgaggtatatCAGAGTTATTTTGATAGGATTcgacattagttttggaagtcggatgttcatagtttcaatagggttgatttgggttgcgattcgtagaattgatattgtttgatgtgatttttggtatcgagtaggtccgttatgtgttttgaaacttgttgctatattcggacggggtcccgggagccCCGGGTGTGATTCATATTGAATCCAGAACTATTTTCGACTTGGGTGATTGTTGAACCACTATTGTTCTGGTATCATCACACCTGCGGTGGGAATGGCCGCAGATGCAGACTCACTGGTGCGAGTGGAGAAGCGCAGAAGCAGAAAGGGGATGCCCAGGCTTGGGTTCGAAGGTGCGGACACCTGGGCGGGAATGCGCATCCGCAAGTGCTTGTTTTCTTCTGCAGAAGTGGAACTGTGAGGGGCTTGTGAAGGACCGCATGTGCGATCCATTTTCTGCAGAAGCGAGCaatggtccgcagaagcgaagggagCTGGCCAAAGTAAGGACCGCGCCTGCGATGgatatttccgcaggtgcggcgtcgcaggtgaCTGTATGCCAGCAGATGCGAagattgctgggcagaaaaggctAGAGACGAGGGTTTTAtctcattttcatcttttggacctAGAAAGCTCGGTTTATAGCGTtgttgtaacgactcggccggtcattttgagagtaatagccccgatcccctatttactacttttTCCGTATCATTTTCTatttatgtgacttgtcgggaggttccATTTtcggtttcggagtgttttggaatatttagtccctaaaatggaagcttaagttctaggatttTTTACCGTAGTTAGAACTGtttgaagacgactccagaatggagttccgttgatttcgttagctccgttgggtagttttggacttgggagcgtgtccggaatgtaaattggaggtttgtagctgatttaggtttgaaatggcaaaaattaaatttttaggaagtttgaccgaaagtggactttttgatatcggggtcggattcgaattccgatttcggaagttggagtaggtccgtaatgtcgagtatggcttgtgtacaaaatttgaggtcaaccggacgtggtttaataggtttcggcatcggttgtagaagtttaaaatttcaaagtttattaagtttgaattggagggtgatttatatttttatcactgtttgatgtgatttgagggctcgactaagttcgtatggtgttttaggacttattggtatgtttggttcaGGCCCCAGGGGctttggatgcttaacggatcaaaatttggacttgtaTAGCTGCTGCAGTTTTTCaacttctggtgtcatcgcacatgCGGTGGGGTTGGCCGCAAGTGCGGACACGCATGTGCGAATGGAGGATCGCATAGGCGGATTTGGGCAGCCCAAGATGGGTTCACAGGTGCGGAAAGATTTACGCAGAAGCAGCCTCACTTCTGCGGTGGGAAGGTGCGCAAGAGTGATGAGGTCACAGGTGCGGCTCCTTGGTCGCAGGAGCCCATCTGCAGGTGCGGCTCTTCTCTCGTAGATGCGGACCCAGGGGACTTAAGTCAagtctgcacctgcgatggaatttccttAGGTGCGGCGTCGCATGTGCGACTGGAAGCCCGCAGGAGCAAAATCGATGGGCAGAAAAGGCTAAGTTTGAGGGTTTTattccattttcaattttgggtctttgagagctcgaattgaggcgataattcaaggGTTTTCATATAAAGCtattgggtaacgattcctaactcatttatggttatactctactaatctatagttgaattcatcatttaattaaggaatttggttgagaaattttgaaaaaagttggaaagttcttcaaatagatttttgagttttcattcggattttgatatcgaatttggataattttggtacgagtgaattCGTGGTTgattgggtgttcgtattttatgacttttaccctattttgagatgtgggcccgggtcgacatTTTAGGACGAATTTTGAAAGTTTTGTGAAAGTCTTGATTTAATTatttagattagtctattatagttgtatttatgatatgtaattattttttgctagatttgggtcattcggagtcggataatcgaggaaagggcattcttactgattgattgagtttggttcgaggtaagtggcttgactaaccttgtatgggggaaatcaccataggatttggtactgttgtgatatacgagcgctgtgtacgtgaggtgacgagtgcatacactAACTATTTGTTGTAAAACACGACTTTTACTGAGTAGCATCATGCGTACACAGACtcttcttaattgagttataacagcatgtgtagttatcctatgtagcctaatatcgcatgtctacgtgccttaactgcGTATTTGAACTCTAtgcagcatgcctagttgatttcatgTCCTTCCTTGATCTTTATCAATCTTAACTGTATAATTCttgctgttaactgttgtatttatcggttgagctgagtgtttacttttgaaactatgaggcggtacctcgggagttctccctgcatatttacttttgagactacgaggcggtacctcgggagttctccctgcacatttacttttgagactacgagatgGTACCTAGGGAGATCTCttcgcatatttacttttgggactacgagacggtatctcccCGGTACCTAGGGAGATCTCTtcacatatttacttttgggactatgagacggtatctagGGAGATCCCCTATTGGGTATTtacctttgggactacgagacggtatcttgggagcgCCCCTATTGTTATCTCATTATACTGTGTTGTTATTTCTCTGTGAATTCTTTCGGTTAAATTCTCCATTTTGCTTTATTTTTACTATATCATCTGTCTTGttattatatcccagtagggcccggaccttacctcgtcactactctaccgaggttaggcttgacacttacttggtaccattgtggtatactcgTGCTACTCTTCagcacatattttgtgtgcagattcaggtgcttcttatcagccccgctactagctaAGAGTGCTTATTATtgtacagagacttcaaggtacatctgtcgcgttcgcagaccttggagtccccctgtattctctcctatgtcatttaccttccgtacttcttttattagactctggtgtatagagatactggtttccttctgtagcttgtgacttatgatgttccaggttttgggaatactgtgtattactagagtgttggttattataaatgccgagcggcattgttaccaGTAATTTAGTTATCTGTTGtagttagttgttaagttttgcttccatttttgttatttcgctttttgttaggcttacctagtcgtagagactaggtgccgtcacgacgtcttacgaagggagaattgggtcgtgacaagttggtatgagagctctaggttcataggtgtcgtgagacacaagccggtttattagagtctaacggatcagtacggagatgtctatacttatcttcgggaggctatggaactgttacgAAAAATTACACTTCTTTGATTGTTTGTCttgcgaaaattgttgacttcaaaattctaaacttctgcattctattctctcacagatggtgaggacacgtacatgcggatctgatgaccaggcacccgcgtcccctgctagagccgcgagaggtcaGGGTCGGGGTAGAAGCCGAGGACGTCTACACGGTGCAGCCACAGCACCCGCACGAGTTGCTACAGGGGAGCCCCCAGTAgcttcagctggagggcagacacctaaGATCCCTGTTGCTACACctgccctccaggagactctagcccagtttcagATCATGTTCAACACCTTGGCTTAGggtggattgattccacttgctccttccacatctcaggccgggggaggggcacaaacTCCCGTagccggtactccagagcagcaggttcaggtCGACAAGGTTCTAGAGATTATACCAATGTAGCCAGTAGCTCCATCTCAGCttgaggttagggcagcagtttctggggcggagcagctcagacttgagaggtacaagaagtaccacccttaTACCTTTAGTGGATTGGCGTCACAGGATGCCTAGGTTTTTCTGGAGGATTGTCACCGTATTCTTTGTACCATGGGCAtagcggagtcgagtggggtttcttttactatattccagcttagaggagcagcctatcagtggtggcgtgcttatgagttgggtagtccggctgaggcagcttcacttacctggactcagttctcggacatgttcttgagggagtatgtttcCCTGAGTCTCAGAGATACATGGAGCACGGAGTTTGAGCACTTGCGCCAgagtgctatgactgtgtcagagtatgcagtttgcttcagtgatttggcccgacatgcaccagaCTTGGtttccacagttcgagagagggttcgtcgatttattgagTGACTCCAGTATCAGGCTTAGCATGGCTCGgtagttggagatggatatttctaactagcaggttgtgagtattgcttggagattggagggtatgcttgatcgggagagagaggatagggaggccaagaggtctcgagattctagcacttatagtggtactcgtgccccagctgcagttcgtcatggtaagGGTTATGTGATTCGCCCCGTCCACTCAGCACTTCTAGCCGCCAGTGGCATTTCGGCCCCTTCTAGGCctcatgagccttattatgcactgccagtatctagtgcacctcctgcacgaggtgcttttagcggtcagtccagcagacctggcccgagccagtcacagcagccacgccctccgagggcttgttttgagtatggcggCACTCGCcatatagtgagggattgccccagacttaggaggggtgcacctccacagacttctcagccaccacgtgctccaccgggtcctcacgctatgattacagcaccagctaccgccccacctgctcagccagcggggaggtcgaggtcgccctagagggggaggccaggccagatattatgttCTTCCAGCTCGTACAGATGCAGTTGTTTCCGACTCTATCATTATAGATATTGTtccggtctatcatagagataCATCGGTTTTATTTGATTcaggctccacctattcttatgtgtcctcttattttgccccgtatttgggcgtatctcgtgattctttgaattctcctatttatatgtctacacctatgggagattctattgttgttgaccatgtgtatcggtcgtgtttggttgttcttagtggtttttaGAGCAGAGCTGATTTactattgctcagtatggtagattttgatattatcttgggcatggactagttgtcgccccattatgatattcttgattgtcactccAAGACCGTGTCACTAGCTATACCAGTATTACCACGATTtaagtggagaggtaccttagagtatactcccagcagagttatttcatttcttaaagctcaacgaatggttgagaaggggtgtgacgcgtatctagcttatgtgagagatgtcaatattgatacccctacagttgagtcagttccagtagtgagggattttccagatgtatttccaacTGATCTACCGGGCAtaccgcccgacagagatattgactttggcattgatttgttgccgggaactcagcccatctctattcctccatatcgaatggctcctcctgagttgaaggagcagttacaggagttgcttgataagggcttcattcagcccagtgtgtcaccttggggtgctcctgttttatttgtgatgaagaaggatggttctatgcggatatgta
The sequence above is drawn from the Nicotiana tabacum cultivar K326 chromosome 13, ASM71507v2, whole genome shotgun sequence genome and encodes:
- the LOC107759035 gene encoding cytochrome P450 78A7-like, whose amino-acid sequence is MDLVMMTKDSNWWVFTLPAFLGSKTFLDEYVIISIVLAFLSITLITWACSPGGVAWKNGRNHSGKIPIPGPRGFPIIGSLFTLSRGLAHRSLASAAWTQKAKQLMAFSLGSTPVVVSSDPQIAKEILTSPHFADRPIKQSAKSLMFSRAIGFAPNGTYWRLLRRIASSHLFAPKRIAAHETGRQLDCSVMVRDIVNEQLENGTVSLRKHLQLAALNNIMGSVFGKRYNKNGKELKELQDMVKEGFELLGAFNWSDYLPWLRFFYDPSGIVQRCEALVPRVRKLVKAIIEEHRCSAESKTVSDNADFVDVLLSLDGAEELEEDDMVAVLWEMIFRGTDTTALLTEWVMAELILHPKVLKKLQKEVDDVTMGKAVTDADVARMPYLQAIVKETLRVHPPGPLLSWARLSTTDVQLSNGMVVPSHTAAMVNMWAITHDSDVWENPLEFKPERFMEAEGGANVDVRGGDLRLAPFGAGRRVCPGKNLGLVIVMLWVAKLLQNFEWVQDEIHPVDLEEVLKLSCEMKNPLVVMAIQRNVPF